One stretch of Centroberyx gerrardi isolate f3 chromosome 13, fCenGer3.hap1.cur.20231027, whole genome shotgun sequence DNA includes these proteins:
- the LOC139922490 gene encoding RNA-binding protein MEX3B yields the protein MPSPLFHPEIMDHDMVVSSQHNGVGLPRETDQESREEDHQEALRFALDQLSLMALEKVDCGGGGGGLVDPLDGTQGPGSENCNGVGGGGYVDLQMLEHPNGSRDSPTSCSPSPEYYGSGGYHMAGSHSMLHGEQSSVLCSRKRSVNMTECVPVPSSEHVAEIVGRQGCKIKALRAKTNTYIKTPVRGEDPVFIVTGRREDVEMAKREIVSAAEHFSMIRASRCKAGTGPGAGGSLPGPPHLPGQTTIQVRVPYRVVGLVVGPKGATIKRIQQQTHTYIVTPSREKDPVFEVTGMPENVDRAREEIETHITLRTGAFVDLQGDNDFHTNGTDVSLEGLGSLAGGLGAALWSRANNHHSAPPPPPPPPPPPLPMAMHHSSSRKMSSSASYHTHNGGMSSDTYSTTRKATEGGSPTSPFSTGSSSAGGGFTFGGDSTPGLPSSDELGFEFSAANIWAPFVNGGTGNKTASSSQQQPLRRNSSGLSGGAITPRLSPTLPQDTGVGPLDHPLARRAQSDPLSTLSWLQSGNAGGGSFSGASSSSSGGSSTGYSSCSASSLPGGSPTDSEGGGSGVGLSSGMLGRLKGGSGPGVAGLVGVGPGVNRDCFVCFESEVTAALVPCGHNLFCMECAGQICQSAEPECPVCHTPTTQCIRIFS from the exons ATGCCTAGCCCTTTATTCCACCCCGAGATTATGGACCACGACATGGTAGTCAGCAGCCAGCACAACGGGGTCGGTCTGCCCCGAGAGACTGACCAGGAATCCCGGGAAGAGGATCACCAAGAGGCGCTTCGCTTCGCCCTGGACCAGCTGTCACTCATGGCCCTGGAGAAGGTGGACTGTGGGGGCGGCGGTGGCGGACTGGTCGACCCGCTCGACGGGACCCAGGGTCCTGGCTCTGAGAACTGCAACGGTGTAGGCGGAGGAGGGTATGTGGATCTCCAGATGCTGGAGCACCCTAATGGGTCCCGGGACTCGCCGACGTCCTGCTCCCCGTCCCCCGAGTACTACGGCTCCGGCGGGTACCACATGGCCGGCTCTCACTCCATGCTCCACGGGGAACAAAGCTCCGTCCTCTGCAGCAGAAAAAGAAGTGTCAACATGACTGAATGCGTGCCTGTCCCGAGCTCTGAACATGTTGCTGAAATTGTGGGACGACAAG GTTGTAAGATCAAGGCCTTGCGTGCCAAGACAAATACCTACATAAAGACTCCAGTTAGGGGCGAGGACCCAGTATTCATTGTGACGGGACGCAGGGAGGATGTGGAGATGGCCAAAAGAGAAATTGTCTCTGCCGCTGAGCATTTCTCAATGATCCGGGCGTCCCGATGCAAGGCTGGCACAGGGCCCGGGGCAGGGGGCTCCCTTCCTGGACCGCCCCACCTGCCAGGACAGACCACCATACAG GTGCGGGTGCCCTACAGAGTAGTTGGTTTAGTTGTTGGACCAAAGGGAGCAACCATCAAGCGCATACAGCAGCAGACTCACACCTATATTGTGACACCCAGCCGAGAGAAAGACCCAGTGTTTGAGGTGACTGGCATGCCAGAGAACGTGGACCGCGCCAGGGAGGAGATTGAGACCCACATCACCCTGCGGACGGGAGCCTTTGTGGACCTGCAGGGAGACAATGACTTCCACACCAATGGGACTGACGTCAGTCTAGAAGGCCTGGGCTCCCTGGCCGGAGGCTTGGGTGCAGCTCTCTGGTCCAGGGCTAACAACCACCattctgccccccctcctcctccgccccctccccctcctcctcttccaatGGCCATGCACCACTCGTCCAGCCGGAAGAtgtcctcctcagcctcctaccacacacacaacggCGGGATGAGCTCAGACACCTACAGCACCACTCGCAAGGCCACCGAGGGAGGTAGCCCCACTAGCCCCTTTAGCACAGGCTCCAGCAGCGCTGGAGGAGGATTCACTTTTGGGGGGGACTCAACCCCAGGGTTGCCCTCTTCAGATGAACTGGGCTTTGAGTTTAGTGCTGCCAACATCTGGGCACCTTTCGTTAATGGCGGAACAGGCAATAAGACGGCCAGctcctcccagcagcagcctctgCGCCGTAACAGCAGTGGCCTGAGTGGCGGAGCCATCACACCACGATTGTCTCCAACCCTGCCTCAGGACACGGGCGTGGGCCCCCTGGATCATCCGTTGGCCCGTCGTGCCCAGAGCGACCCCCTCAGTACCCTGTCCTGGCTACAGTCTGGCAACGCAGGCGGTGGCTCCTTCTCAGGAGcttccagctccagctccggTGGGTCGTCCACCGGCTACTCCTCCTGCTCAGCCTCCTCTCTGCCCGGCGGCTCGCCCACTGACTCCGAGGGAGGCGGCAGCGGCGTGGGCCTGAGCTCTGGCATGTTGGGCCGGCTGAAAGGCGGCTCTGGCCCTGGGGTCGCGGGTCTGGTCGGCGTTGGCCCCGGTGTCAACAGGGactgctttgtgtgttttgagagtGAGGTGACAGCAGCCCTGGTGCCTTGTGGCCACAACCTGTTCTGCATGGAGTGCGCTGGGCAAATCTGCCAGTCAGCCGAGCCAGAGTGCCCCGTGTGccacacccccaccacacaGTGCATTCGCATCTTCTCCTAA
- the LOC139922489 gene encoding methyl-CpG-binding domain protein 3-like, whose product MERKSPPTKRFLSKPQIIRCLGTADVHAGHPRAGRMLMAKVQRNRHKHLYDSNHQIKAKPDLNTTLPVRQTASIFKQPVTKVTNHPNNKVKIDPQKAVDQPKQLFWERKLSGLSAFDIAEELVKTMDLPKGLQGVGPVCSDKTLLSAIASALHTSPTPVTGQLTAAVEKNPGVWLNTAQPLCKAFMVTDDDIRKQEDLVHNVRRRLEEALMADMLAHIEDTTAEAVANTLEEKMEQEDKEDL is encoded by the exons ATGGAAAGAAAAAG TCCACCTACAAAGCGCTTCTTGAGTAAACCCCAGATAATCCGCTGTCTGGGTACGGCAGATGTGCACGCCGGCCACCCGCGCGCTGGACGGATGCTCATGGCCAAAGTGCAGCGCAACAGACACAAGCATCTTTATGACAGCAACCATCAGATCAAG GCCAAGCCTGACTTAAACACAACACTACCAGTTCGACAGACGGCATCCATCTTTAAACAACCAGTAACCAAGGTCACAAATCACCCGAACAACAAGGTGAAGATAGACCCACAGAAGGCTGTGGACCAACCAAAACAG TTGTTTTGGGAGAGAAAGTTGAGTGGTTTGAGTGCGTTTGATATTGCAGAGGAGCTGGTGAAGACCATGGATCTCCCCAAGGGCTTACAGG GTGTTGGGCCTGTATGTTCAGACAAAACCCTGCTGTCTGCCATCGCCAGCGCCCTGCACACCAGCCCCACACCCGTCACCGGACAGCTCACTGCTGCAGTGGAGAAAAATCCTGGAGTGTGGCTCAACACAGCGCAGCCTCTCTGCAAGGCCTTCATGGTGACCGATGATGATATCAG GAAGCAGGAGGACCTGGTGCATAATGTGAGGAGGAGGCTTGAGGAAGCCCTTATGGCTGACATGTTGGCTCACATAGAGGACACCACTGCAGAAGCAGTGGCTAACAcactggaggagaagatggagcaggaggacaaggaggactTATAG
- the uqcr11 gene encoding cytochrome b-c1 complex subunit 10 codes for MIGKLIGQKYVAIAKSWVPTLAVWGTVGGVSLVHFTDWRLFLDYVPYISGKFKRDE; via the exons ATGATCGGTAAATTGATCGGTCAGAAGTATGTGGCCATTGCCAAATCATG GGTCCCCACTCTGGCAGTATGGGGCACAGTGGGAGGAGTATCTCTGGTCCACTTCACAGACTGGCGCTTGTTCCTGGATTATGTTCCCTACATCAGCGGCAAATTTAAGAGGGACGAGTAG
- the LOC139911967 gene encoding transcription factor E2-alpha-like isoform X3 has product MFAPPVSNGKNRPTTLASSQFGGSGIDERSGSSPWGPGEQNSPSFSQGRGYGEGALYNEHEGIAPAPVFGPGIVGKAERGPYSSFPTQPGFMPNEMPMPSPDALSPSGLKSNSQFYSSYQGANPRRRPPQDSMDPQPKKIRKVPPGLPSSVYASASGEDFNRDNAGYPASKPGNVYPAPFYMQEGLHPSPDPWGSAGSMVQPGYSAMLGNSPHLGQHGPFTAINPQDRLKRQPLPLSPQNYPLHGSEVNGTHPSGFHSGSSSYGVPNHTPPITGTDTIMANRGTAAGSSGAEIGKALASIYPSDPNSNAFPPSPSTPSGSPQAISGSASQWTRSSGQATPSPNFEGGIQALQNKMEDRLEEAIHVLQRHASGQGGPGLADMHSLLSSGLGLPQAFNSAGLGLASRLPGLVSSHHEDSVGLPSSGGLLHGHHGPPSGQPGSQPEGFTGLPGSISRSSGSDIKREDKEDDENSSIGDKSDDEKKDMKGRIRTSRDDVDDDDEDLPVEVKAEREKERRVANNARERLRVRDINEAFKELGRMCQLHLSNEKPQTKLLILHQAVNVILNLEQQVRERNLNPKAACLKRREEEKVSGVDPQMQLGGGHPGLGGDGHNPVSHM; this is encoded by the exons ATGTTTGCACCACCAGTTTCAAATGGGAAGAACCGGCCAACTACTCTGGCTAGCAGTCAGTTTGGAGGTTCAG GTATAGATGAGAGGAGTGGGTCCAGCCCCTGGGGACCAGGAGAACAGAACAGTCCCTCTTTCAGCCAGGGAAGG GGGTATGGAGAAGGAGCCCTTTACAATGAGCACGAGGGCATCGCCCCTGCCCCCGTATTTGGACCAGGGATTGTTG GGAAGGCTGAGCGAGGACCCTACTCTTCGTTTCCAACACAG CCGGGCTTTATGCCCAATGAGATGCCCATGCCCAGTCCCGATGCCCTCTCCCCGTCTGGCCTGAAGTCCAACTCCCAGTTCTACTCCTCCTATCAGGGGGCCAACCCTCGCAGGAGACCCCCGCAGGACAGCATGG ATCCCCAGCCAAAAAAGATCAGGAAGGTGCCCCCTGGCCTGCCCTCCTCG GTGTATGCATCAGCCTCAGGAGAGGATTTTAACAGAGACAATGCTGGGTATCCTGCCTCCAAGCCAGGAAATGTCTACCCAGCGCCATTCTACATGCAAG AaggcctccacccctcccctgATCCATGGGGCTCCGCCGGGTCGATGGTTCAGCCTGGTTACTCTGCCATGCTGGGCAACTCCCCCCATCTGGGCCAGCATGGTCCCTTTACTGCCATCAACCCCCAAGACAGACTG AAACGGCAGCCACTGCCCCTCTCCCCACAAAACTACCCTCTGCATGGCAGTGAGGTGAACGGGACTCATCCCTCTGGCTTCCACTCTGGCTCCAGCAGCTACGGAGTCCCCAACCACACACCCCCTATCACTGGCACTGACACCATTATGG CCAATCGGGGAACAGCCGCTGGAAGTTCTGGGGCTGAAATTGGAAAAGCCCTGGCATCT ATCTATCCCTCAGACCCCAACAGCAAcgccttccctccatctccctctacACCCTCGGGCTCTCCCCAGGCCATATCAG gctcCGCATCCCAGTGGACCAGGTCCTCTGGCCAGGCCACACCCTCTCCTAACTTTGAGGGTGGAATTCAGGCCCTG cagaataaaatggaggaCCGTCTGGAGGAAGCCATCCATGTTCTTCAGCGTCATGCCAGTGGACAGGGAGGGCCGGGACTGGCTGACATGCACAGCCTGCTCTCATCTGGCCTAGGACTGCCACAGGCCTTCAACAGTGCAGGGCTGGGACTGGCCAGTCGCCTGCCTGGACTG GTTTCCAGTCACCATGAGGACTCTGTCGGtctgccctctagtggaggaCTTTTGCATGGTCACCACGGCCCTCCCTCTGGCCAGCCAGGCTCTCAGCCTGAAGGTTTTACCG GTCTGCCCGGTAGCATATCCCGTTCCAGTGGCAGTGATATCAAACGAGAGGACAAGGAGGACGACGAGAACTCCTCCATTGGTGACAAGTCGGACGATGAGAAAAAAGACATGAAGGGCCGCATTCGAACAAG TCGGGATGATGTGGATGACGATGATGAAGATCTGCCGGTGGAGGTTAAGGCTGAGCGGGAGAAAGAGCGGAGGGTGGCAAACAACGCCCGCGAACGGCTACGTGTGCGGGACATCAACGAGGCTTTTAAGGAGCTGGGCCGCATGTGTCAGCTCCATCTGAGCAATGAGAAACCCCAGACCAAACTGCTCATACTGCACCAGGCCGTTAACGTTATACTCAACCTGGAGCAGCAAGTTCGAG AGCGTAATTTGAACCCGAAGGCAGCCTgcctgaagagaagagaggaggagaaggtgtcTGGTGTGGACCCCCAGATGCAGCTGGGAGGGGGTCACCCCGGTCTAGGAGGCGATGGACACAACCCTGTGAGCCATATGTAA
- the LOC139911967 gene encoding transcription factor E2-alpha-like isoform X2, protein MAAVGTDKELSDLLDFSAMFAPPVSNGKNRPTTLASSQFGGSGIDERSGSSPWGPGEQNSPSFSQGRGYGEGALYNEHEGIAPAPVFGPGIVGKAERGPYSSFPTQPGFMPNEMPMPSPDALSPSGLKSNSQFYSSYQGANPRRRPPQDSMDPQPKKIRKVPPGLPSSVYASASGEDFNRDNAGYPASKPGNVYPAPFYMQEGLHPSPDPWGSAGSMVQPGYSAMLGNSPHLGQHGPFTAINPQDRLKRQPLPLSPQNYPLHGSEVNGTHPSGFHSGSSSYGVPNHTPPITGTDTIMANRGTAAGSSGAEIGKALASIYPSDPNSNAFPPSPSTPSGSPQAISGSASQWTRSSGQATPSPNFEGGIQALNKMEDRLEEAIHVLQRHASGQGGPGLADMHSLLSSGLGLPQAFNSAGLGLASRLPGLVSSHHEDSVGLPSSGGLLHGHHGPPSGQPGSQPEGFTGLPGSISRSSGSDIKREDKEDDENSSIGDKSDDEKKDMKGRIRTSRDDVDDDDEDLPVEVKAEREKERRVANNARERLRVRDINEAFKELGRMCQLHLSNEKPQTKLLILHQAVNVILNLEQQVRERNLNPKAACLKRREEEKVSGVDPQMQLGGGHPGLGGDGHNPVSHM, encoded by the exons atggcTGCAGTGGGAACAGACAAGGAGCTCAGCGACTTGCTGGATTTTAGCGCG ATGTTTGCACCACCAGTTTCAAATGGGAAGAACCGGCCAACTACTCTGGCTAGCAGTCAGTTTGGAGGTTCAG GTATAGATGAGAGGAGTGGGTCCAGCCCCTGGGGACCAGGAGAACAGAACAGTCCCTCTTTCAGCCAGGGAAGG GGGTATGGAGAAGGAGCCCTTTACAATGAGCACGAGGGCATCGCCCCTGCCCCCGTATTTGGACCAGGGATTGTTG GGAAGGCTGAGCGAGGACCCTACTCTTCGTTTCCAACACAG CCGGGCTTTATGCCCAATGAGATGCCCATGCCCAGTCCCGATGCCCTCTCCCCGTCTGGCCTGAAGTCCAACTCCCAGTTCTACTCCTCCTATCAGGGGGCCAACCCTCGCAGGAGACCCCCGCAGGACAGCATGG ATCCCCAGCCAAAAAAGATCAGGAAGGTGCCCCCTGGCCTGCCCTCCTCG GTGTATGCATCAGCCTCAGGAGAGGATTTTAACAGAGACAATGCTGGGTATCCTGCCTCCAAGCCAGGAAATGTCTACCCAGCGCCATTCTACATGCAAG AaggcctccacccctcccctgATCCATGGGGCTCCGCCGGGTCGATGGTTCAGCCTGGTTACTCTGCCATGCTGGGCAACTCCCCCCATCTGGGCCAGCATGGTCCCTTTACTGCCATCAACCCCCAAGACAGACTG AAACGGCAGCCACTGCCCCTCTCCCCACAAAACTACCCTCTGCATGGCAGTGAGGTGAACGGGACTCATCCCTCTGGCTTCCACTCTGGCTCCAGCAGCTACGGAGTCCCCAACCACACACCCCCTATCACTGGCACTGACACCATTATGG CCAATCGGGGAACAGCCGCTGGAAGTTCTGGGGCTGAAATTGGAAAAGCCCTGGCATCT ATCTATCCCTCAGACCCCAACAGCAAcgccttccctccatctccctctacACCCTCGGGCTCTCCCCAGGCCATATCAG gctcCGCATCCCAGTGGACCAGGTCCTCTGGCCAGGCCACACCCTCTCCTAACTTTGAGGGTGGAATTCAGGCCCTG aataaaatggaggaCCGTCTGGAGGAAGCCATCCATGTTCTTCAGCGTCATGCCAGTGGACAGGGAGGGCCGGGACTGGCTGACATGCACAGCCTGCTCTCATCTGGCCTAGGACTGCCACAGGCCTTCAACAGTGCAGGGCTGGGACTGGCCAGTCGCCTGCCTGGACTG GTTTCCAGTCACCATGAGGACTCTGTCGGtctgccctctagtggaggaCTTTTGCATGGTCACCACGGCCCTCCCTCTGGCCAGCCAGGCTCTCAGCCTGAAGGTTTTACCG GTCTGCCCGGTAGCATATCCCGTTCCAGTGGCAGTGATATCAAACGAGAGGACAAGGAGGACGACGAGAACTCCTCCATTGGTGACAAGTCGGACGATGAGAAAAAAGACATGAAGGGCCGCATTCGAACAAG TCGGGATGATGTGGATGACGATGATGAAGATCTGCCGGTGGAGGTTAAGGCTGAGCGGGAGAAAGAGCGGAGGGTGGCAAACAACGCCCGCGAACGGCTACGTGTGCGGGACATCAACGAGGCTTTTAAGGAGCTGGGCCGCATGTGTCAGCTCCATCTGAGCAATGAGAAACCCCAGACCAAACTGCTCATACTGCACCAGGCCGTTAACGTTATACTCAACCTGGAGCAGCAAGTTCGAG AGCGTAATTTGAACCCGAAGGCAGCCTgcctgaagagaagagaggaggagaaggtgtcTGGTGTGGACCCCCAGATGCAGCTGGGAGGGGGTCACCCCGGTCTAGGAGGCGATGGACACAACCCTGTGAGCCATATGTAA
- the LOC139911967 gene encoding transcription factor E2-alpha-like isoform X1 has product MAAVGTDKELSDLLDFSAMFAPPVSNGKNRPTTLASSQFGGSGIDERSGSSPWGPGEQNSPSFSQGRGYGEGALYNEHEGIAPAPVFGPGIVGKAERGPYSSFPTQPGFMPNEMPMPSPDALSPSGLKSNSQFYSSYQGANPRRRPPQDSMDPQPKKIRKVPPGLPSSVYASASGEDFNRDNAGYPASKPGNVYPAPFYMQEGLHPSPDPWGSAGSMVQPGYSAMLGNSPHLGQHGPFTAINPQDRLKRQPLPLSPQNYPLHGSEVNGTHPSGFHSGSSSYGVPNHTPPITGTDTIMANRGTAAGSSGAEIGKALASIYPSDPNSNAFPPSPSTPSGSPQAISGSASQWTRSSGQATPSPNFEGGIQALQNKMEDRLEEAIHVLQRHASGQGGPGLADMHSLLSSGLGLPQAFNSAGLGLASRLPGLVSSHHEDSVGLPSSGGLLHGHHGPPSGQPGSQPEGFTGLPGSISRSSGSDIKREDKEDDENSSIGDKSDDEKKDMKGRIRTSRDDVDDDDEDLPVEVKAEREKERRVANNARERLRVRDINEAFKELGRMCQLHLSNEKPQTKLLILHQAVNVILNLEQQVRERNLNPKAACLKRREEEKVSGVDPQMQLGGGHPGLGGDGHNPVSHM; this is encoded by the exons atggcTGCAGTGGGAACAGACAAGGAGCTCAGCGACTTGCTGGATTTTAGCGCG ATGTTTGCACCACCAGTTTCAAATGGGAAGAACCGGCCAACTACTCTGGCTAGCAGTCAGTTTGGAGGTTCAG GTATAGATGAGAGGAGTGGGTCCAGCCCCTGGGGACCAGGAGAACAGAACAGTCCCTCTTTCAGCCAGGGAAGG GGGTATGGAGAAGGAGCCCTTTACAATGAGCACGAGGGCATCGCCCCTGCCCCCGTATTTGGACCAGGGATTGTTG GGAAGGCTGAGCGAGGACCCTACTCTTCGTTTCCAACACAG CCGGGCTTTATGCCCAATGAGATGCCCATGCCCAGTCCCGATGCCCTCTCCCCGTCTGGCCTGAAGTCCAACTCCCAGTTCTACTCCTCCTATCAGGGGGCCAACCCTCGCAGGAGACCCCCGCAGGACAGCATGG ATCCCCAGCCAAAAAAGATCAGGAAGGTGCCCCCTGGCCTGCCCTCCTCG GTGTATGCATCAGCCTCAGGAGAGGATTTTAACAGAGACAATGCTGGGTATCCTGCCTCCAAGCCAGGAAATGTCTACCCAGCGCCATTCTACATGCAAG AaggcctccacccctcccctgATCCATGGGGCTCCGCCGGGTCGATGGTTCAGCCTGGTTACTCTGCCATGCTGGGCAACTCCCCCCATCTGGGCCAGCATGGTCCCTTTACTGCCATCAACCCCCAAGACAGACTG AAACGGCAGCCACTGCCCCTCTCCCCACAAAACTACCCTCTGCATGGCAGTGAGGTGAACGGGACTCATCCCTCTGGCTTCCACTCTGGCTCCAGCAGCTACGGAGTCCCCAACCACACACCCCCTATCACTGGCACTGACACCATTATGG CCAATCGGGGAACAGCCGCTGGAAGTTCTGGGGCTGAAATTGGAAAAGCCCTGGCATCT ATCTATCCCTCAGACCCCAACAGCAAcgccttccctccatctccctctacACCCTCGGGCTCTCCCCAGGCCATATCAG gctcCGCATCCCAGTGGACCAGGTCCTCTGGCCAGGCCACACCCTCTCCTAACTTTGAGGGTGGAATTCAGGCCCTG cagaataaaatggaggaCCGTCTGGAGGAAGCCATCCATGTTCTTCAGCGTCATGCCAGTGGACAGGGAGGGCCGGGACTGGCTGACATGCACAGCCTGCTCTCATCTGGCCTAGGACTGCCACAGGCCTTCAACAGTGCAGGGCTGGGACTGGCCAGTCGCCTGCCTGGACTG GTTTCCAGTCACCATGAGGACTCTGTCGGtctgccctctagtggaggaCTTTTGCATGGTCACCACGGCCCTCCCTCTGGCCAGCCAGGCTCTCAGCCTGAAGGTTTTACCG GTCTGCCCGGTAGCATATCCCGTTCCAGTGGCAGTGATATCAAACGAGAGGACAAGGAGGACGACGAGAACTCCTCCATTGGTGACAAGTCGGACGATGAGAAAAAAGACATGAAGGGCCGCATTCGAACAAG TCGGGATGATGTGGATGACGATGATGAAGATCTGCCGGTGGAGGTTAAGGCTGAGCGGGAGAAAGAGCGGAGGGTGGCAAACAACGCCCGCGAACGGCTACGTGTGCGGGACATCAACGAGGCTTTTAAGGAGCTGGGCCGCATGTGTCAGCTCCATCTGAGCAATGAGAAACCCCAGACCAAACTGCTCATACTGCACCAGGCCGTTAACGTTATACTCAACCTGGAGCAGCAAGTTCGAG AGCGTAATTTGAACCCGAAGGCAGCCTgcctgaagagaagagaggaggagaaggtgtcTGGTGTGGACCCCCAGATGCAGCTGGGAGGGGGTCACCCCGGTCTAGGAGGCGATGGACACAACCCTGTGAGCCATATGTAA